In Streptococcus uberis, a single window of DNA contains:
- the yaaA gene encoding peroxide stress protein YaaA has product MLIYLIPTAKEMSQNHTRFPATFPKKSYPILDVLANLSVKDLSKAYRISEDASQKEWLRIQALYNHTAPTYPAYKLFNGLMYRYLKRDSLSPKEEDYLKNHVYITSALYGIIPASFPIAEHRLDFQTKIKIGQQSLKHFWREDYNQFIDANQTYVSLLSSEFEDVFSTDQRQMWISTQFLEEKNGLLKSHSTISKKARGAFLTACIAKQCQSISDLKTLDFIGFSFSPELSTNHKFVYIKKEA; this is encoded by the coding sequence ATGTTAATCTATCTCATTCCGACAGCAAAAGAAATGTCGCAAAATCACACTAGATTTCCAGCTACTTTTCCAAAGAAAAGTTATCCTATTCTGGATGTTTTAGCCAACTTATCTGTGAAAGACCTATCAAAAGCCTATCGAATCTCCGAGGATGCCAGTCAGAAAGAATGGTTGCGAATTCAAGCTCTTTATAATCATACCGCTCCAACCTATCCTGCATATAAGCTCTTCAACGGTCTCATGTATCGATATCTAAAGCGTGATTCTTTATCTCCTAAAGAAGAAGATTACTTGAAAAACCACGTTTATATCACTTCAGCACTTTATGGTATCATTCCTGCTAGTTTTCCAATTGCTGAGCACCGCCTCGATTTTCAAACTAAAATAAAAATAGGTCAACAATCACTCAAGCATTTTTGGCGTGAAGACTACAATCAATTTATCGATGCGAATCAAACCTATGTTTCACTGCTATCCAGTGAATTTGAAGATGTCTTTTCCACAGACCAACGTCAAATGTGGATAAGTACCCAATTTTTGGAAGAAAAAAATGGTCTCTTGAAGTCTCATTCCACGATTTCTAAAAAGGCTCGTGGAGCCTTCTTAACAGCCTGTATAGCGAAACAATGTCAAAGTATATCTGACCTGAAAACCCTTGATTTTATTGGATTTTCCTTTAGTCCAGAATTATCTACCAATCACAAATTTGTCTATATCAAAAAAGAGGCCTAG